The region ACAGCCGTTATTGGGGATTCGTTCCTGAGGATCATATCGTTGGTAAACCTTTATTTATTTGGCTATCAATCGATAAGGATGAGAGCTTGCTTCAAAAAATCCGTTGGGACAGGCTTTTTACGCTGATTTAAGTTGTAGTATCTAAAAATGATACAATAAAATATAGGATGAAATCTGCTTAATGGCTCCATAAAGATGCTTCTTTGCAGGTTCATCAGAGAATGTAACAAAATTATTAAGAGAAATGAAGAGAGTTTTTATTATAGCACTTGTTGTACTTCTGGCTTTAGGTTTTTTATTTCAGTTTATTTTTACCTGGCACCGCAGTGACGATAAAACCATGGAAGCCACCATAGAAAAAGGTGAATTGGTTTGGATTAATAAAGCTGCAGTTGGTGCATGGTTTTTAGGAATGAAAATGCCGGCATTGAGCTCAATTGAGCCTAACGATATAGTTTATTATGCCTATCCTGAAGATTTTGACAGCCCGATGTATGAGAAACAGCGGATGATTTCCCGGGTAGCAGGATGCCCCGGAGACCGGATCTTTATACGGGGGAAAATTTTGCATGTCAATGGCGAGGATATGGGGTTTCCTGAAAAATCAAAACTCGGCTATCGAGCAATGTTCAATGAGGATGTTGATGTGCAGGAATTGCTGAATCATTACGACCTTGATCAGGCTGAAAGTGTTATCGACAGCCTGGGAATTTATGAAGTTCCACTTACTGAGGATATGAGCGACTCGTTGCAGAAGGATCCTAATGTAAATTATGTACGATTAATTAAACAAGTGCGGGGAGGAGCCAATCGTGTTTTTCCCAAGAGCCCATACCGATCGTGGTCTGAAGATGATTTCGGACCATTGGAAATACCGAAAGCCGGCGATATTATTGAACTTAACTATCGTAATTACGATATTTACCGAAACATAATCGTTCAGTTTGAGGGGCATGATGTGATTAAGCATAAGGGCGAAATCCATATAGATGGCAAAAAATCGAATTCATATACCATAAAGAAAAATTATTATTTTCTGCTTGATGACAATCGCGACCGTTATTTTGATAGTCGTGAATTTGGCTTTGTTCCCGAGGAATATATTCTTGGGAAGGTCATTGGCGCAGAATAATAAGAAAAAAAGGAAACACACAAAAAATACACAACTATGAAAAGAGATACTCAGGTATTTGACATCATTGAAAAGGAATACCAGCGACAAAAAAACGGAATTGAACTTATTGCTTCGGAAAATTTTGTAAGTGAGCAGGTTATGGAAGCCGCAGGCTCAGTAATGACCAACAAATATGCCGAAGGTTACCCCGGAAAGCGCTACTATGGTGGTTGCCAACATGTGGATGAAACCGAACAATTGGCAATTGATCGCATTAAGCAGGTTTACGGAGCAGAATATGCAAATGTGCAGCCCCACTCAGGTGCTCAGGCCAATATGGCTGTGTTTATGACTGTTTTGAATCCCGGTGATACATTCATGGGACTTGACTTGTCGCACGGCGGACACCTTTCACACGGCTCGCCTGTGAACTCATCGGGCATTCTGTACAATGCCATTTCATATAAAGTACGCGAAGAAGATGGTATGATCGATTACGATGAAATGGAAAAAGTTGCTTTAGCTGAAAAACCCAAAATGATCGTAGGAGGTGCTTCTGCTTATTCGCGCGAATGGAATTATAAACGTATGCGCGAAATTGCAGACAAAATAGGAGCAATTTTTATGGTTGATATGGCCCACCCCGCAGGACTTATTGCTGCAGGCCTGCTTGATAACCCCGTGAAATATGCACATATTGTGACATCTACAACGCATAAAACTTTGCGTGGCCCACGTGGTGGTATCATACTTATGGGAGAAGATTTTGAGAATCCATGGGGAAAGAAAACAAAAAAAGGCGTTGTGCGCAAAATGTCAGCACTCCTTAATTCAGCTGTATTTCCGGGTATTCAGGGTGGCCCTCTCGAGCACATTATTGCTGCTAAAGCCATAGCCTTTGGCGAAGCGCTAACTCCTGAATTTAAGACTTACCAGACGCAGGTAAAAAAGAATGCCGCAGTTATGGCTGAAGCATTTGTTAAAGCCGGTTATAAAGTAATTTCGGGTGGTACCGACAACCACTCAATGCTCATAGACCTCAGAACAAAAGCTCCTGAAATTACCGGTAAGCAAGTGGAGAAAATATTGGTTGACGCAGATATCACCATAAATAAAAACATGGTACCTTTCGACAGCCGATCTCCATTTCAGACTTCAGGACTTAGAGTTGGTACCTCTGCCATTACCACACGTGGTTTGAAAGAGGAACACATGCCTAAAATCGTTGAGCTTGTAGATAAGGTAATTATGAATATTGAGGATGAAAAAATTATCAGTGAAGTACGTAAAGAGGTGAATGAACTGATGAGTGATCGCCCAATGTTTGCATGGTAATTGCCTAAACAAAAATAAAAGAGAGGTGTTGCGTTTTTCGCAGCACCTTTTTTGAATAATTAAAAATACAACAGAAAATATTTCGATATGACGAACCCATTTTTTCAGAAGCAAGCTACCCCTTACCAAACACCAGCGTTCGATAAAATTAAGATTGAACACTACAAACCAGCATTGGAAAAAGCTATCGACCAGGCCAGAGACCAGGTGAAACAGATTGTTGAAAATTCCGAAAAGCCTGGTTTTTATAACACAATTGAGGCCCTCGAACGCAGCGGCGATCTGATTGAACAGGTTGCCGGTATCTTTTTTAACCTCAACGAAGCAGAAACCAATGGTGAGATGCAGGCTTTGGCTCCGGATTTATCGGCCATGATTACTGATTTTGCCAATGAAGTAAATTTAAATCAGGAGCTTTTTAAAAAAGTAAAAGATGTGCGCAATTCAAAGCCTGATCTAAATAAAGAGCAGGAAATGCTGCTTGATAATACATATAAAAGCTTTGTGAAGGGAGGGGCCGATCTGCCTGAAAAAGATAAGGAACGATACAGAGCCATCACACGGGAGCTATCACAATTATCACTCAGGTTTAATGAAAATGTATTGGCCGAAACCAATGCCTTTGAGCTCCATATTACCGATGCACATGACCTTTCAGGCTTGCCGGATTATGTGAAAAGCGCAGCAAAAGAAGAGGCTGAGCACAGAGACAAAGAAGGGTGGGTTTTTACCCTGCATCATCCAAGCTATGTACCTTTTATGCAGCATGCCGATAGTCGCCGTCTTCGTGAAAAATTATACAGGGCATTCAGCACCAGGGGCCATAAAGGCGACAAGCACGATAACAAAGAAATTATTCAACAGATTGTGAATTTGCGCCTTGAGAAAGCCCGCCTGCTAGGTTATGAGAATTATGCCGCTATGGTACTGGAAGATCGTATGGCATTATCGGCAAACGGTGTAACCGATTTACTTAATCAACTTTACACTGCAGGGCATCCTCATGCAGTTAAAGATAAAGAAGCGGTGGAAACATTGGCAAATGATGATGGCCTGACTAATGGACTACAGCGTTGGGACTGGGCATATTATTCAGAGAAACTCCGTAAAAAGAGGTTTAACCTGACAGATGAGATGACCAAACCCTATTTTAAACTGGAGCGGGTCATCGATGCCGTGTTTGATTTGGCCGGGCAACTTTATCAGCTTTCTTTTAAACCAAACAGTGATATCCCGGTTTATCATCAGGATGTAAAAGCTTATGAAGTTTATGAGGGCGAACAGCAAGATATAAAAGCTATTTTATACCTCGATTTTCATCCACGGAAAGGGAAAGGTCAGGGTGCCTGGATGACTACGTTCAGGGAGCAGTCACAGCTGAATGGGCAATATCAGGCCCCGTTTGTCTCTTTGGTTACCAATTTTACCAAACCAACAAACGACAAACCAGCCTTGCTCACTTTTGATGAGGTAACTACCTTTTTGCATGAGTTCGGTCATGCCTTACATGCTATGCTGAGCAATGTAACTTACGAAAGTTTATCGTGTACCAATGTGTATCGCGATTTTGTGGAGTTACCCTCGCAGATGCATGAAAACTGGGCTTATGAAAAAGAATGGCTCGACAAATGGGCATTTCACTATGAGAGTGGTGCCAAAATACCAGATGATTTAATAAACCGGATTCGAAAAGCAAAAAATTTCAATAGTGGGTATGCCAATGATCGACAGGTTAGTTTTGGTTGGGTCGATATGGCCTGGCATACGCTGGAGCAGCCTTTCGAAGGCGATGTCGTGGAATTTGAGCGTGAAGTGATGCAAAAAGCTGAGGTGTTACCTCCGGCCGATGGTACTGCTTTTTGTACCGCATTTGGACATATTTTCGGAGGTGGATATGCCGCAGGCTATTACGGGTACAAATGGGCCGAAGTGCTCGATGCCGACGCTTTTGAACGCTTCTATGAGGAGGGTATATTCAATAAAACCGTAGCAAAAAGCTTTGCCGAAAATATATTGAAAAAAGGTGGTACAGCCCATCCTATGGAGCTCTATAAAGCTTTTAGAGGCAAAGAACCCTCTGTTGAACCACTATTGAAACGCGAAGGTTTACTTTAGAATTTTTACCGAAGTGCGTTTAAAGGTATTTTTTAGGGAACTCAAAAAAGTCAATGTCTCCGCTGCCCGGTTCCAGGTGC is a window of Salinivirga cyanobacteriivorans DNA encoding:
- the lepB gene encoding signal peptidase I; this encodes MKRVFIIALVVLLALGFLFQFIFTWHRSDDKTMEATIEKGELVWINKAAVGAWFLGMKMPALSSIEPNDIVYYAYPEDFDSPMYEKQRMISRVAGCPGDRIFIRGKILHVNGEDMGFPEKSKLGYRAMFNEDVDVQELLNHYDLDQAESVIDSLGIYEVPLTEDMSDSLQKDPNVNYVRLIKQVRGGANRVFPKSPYRSWSEDDFGPLEIPKAGDIIELNYRNYDIYRNIIVQFEGHDVIKHKGEIHIDGKKSNSYTIKKNYYFLLDDNRDRYFDSREFGFVPEEYILGKVIGAE
- the glyA gene encoding serine hydroxymethyltransferase: MKRDTQVFDIIEKEYQRQKNGIELIASENFVSEQVMEAAGSVMTNKYAEGYPGKRYYGGCQHVDETEQLAIDRIKQVYGAEYANVQPHSGAQANMAVFMTVLNPGDTFMGLDLSHGGHLSHGSPVNSSGILYNAISYKVREEDGMIDYDEMEKVALAEKPKMIVGGASAYSREWNYKRMREIADKIGAIFMVDMAHPAGLIAAGLLDNPVKYAHIVTSTTHKTLRGPRGGIILMGEDFENPWGKKTKKGVVRKMSALLNSAVFPGIQGGPLEHIIAAKAIAFGEALTPEFKTYQTQVKKNAAVMAEAFVKAGYKVISGGTDNHSMLIDLRTKAPEITGKQVEKILVDADITINKNMVPFDSRSPFQTSGLRVGTSAITTRGLKEEHMPKIVELVDKVIMNIEDEKIISEVRKEVNELMSDRPMFAW
- a CDS encoding M3 family metallopeptidase, whose protein sequence is MTNPFFQKQATPYQTPAFDKIKIEHYKPALEKAIDQARDQVKQIVENSEKPGFYNTIEALERSGDLIEQVAGIFFNLNEAETNGEMQALAPDLSAMITDFANEVNLNQELFKKVKDVRNSKPDLNKEQEMLLDNTYKSFVKGGADLPEKDKERYRAITRELSQLSLRFNENVLAETNAFELHITDAHDLSGLPDYVKSAAKEEAEHRDKEGWVFTLHHPSYVPFMQHADSRRLREKLYRAFSTRGHKGDKHDNKEIIQQIVNLRLEKARLLGYENYAAMVLEDRMALSANGVTDLLNQLYTAGHPHAVKDKEAVETLANDDGLTNGLQRWDWAYYSEKLRKKRFNLTDEMTKPYFKLERVIDAVFDLAGQLYQLSFKPNSDIPVYHQDVKAYEVYEGEQQDIKAILYLDFHPRKGKGQGAWMTTFREQSQLNGQYQAPFVSLVTNFTKPTNDKPALLTFDEVTTFLHEFGHALHAMLSNVTYESLSCTNVYRDFVELPSQMHENWAYEKEWLDKWAFHYESGAKIPDDLINRIRKAKNFNSGYANDRQVSFGWVDMAWHTLEQPFEGDVVEFEREVMQKAEVLPPADGTAFCTAFGHIFGGGYAAGYYGYKWAEVLDADAFERFYEEGIFNKTVAKSFAENILKKGGTAHPMELYKAFRGKEPSVEPLLKREGLL